The Malus domestica chromosome 10, GDT2T_hap1 nucleotide sequence CCCTAGACCAGCATCAGTAAAAGTTGCTTGCAGCCGGTCACACCCCTTTCCTTACAAGAATGCGGGAGATCAACTGCACTGAACACTGTACATACCCCCGTCCTACATTGCTATTTTAAGGATCCCACAGCAAAGCATCAAAGTAAAAGCCCTCCTACATCTCTATCTTAAGAAATTCCACAACAGAGCATCAAAATAAGCTCCTAAGTCGAGGAAACACATCTACTCCACCAATCCCCCtcctaaaatatataaaaaggaCGGACTGTCCCTCAAGATTTGAAGGGATTACAAAGAGAGGCTTGATTACAAGTTTTTCAAGAGAAGCATGAAATTAATGAAAACGAAAACATGTGACACTAAACTACTAAACTTACCCGAACCATATATATGCCCTTAAACACCCACTTTATTTGCTTAAGATGTTGCATTTTGCTCACAAGTAAAAGCACGAGTAGAAAAGAACCCAACAATTTCGCAATCCAATAGAATGTCTTCTCACATCATTTTCCTTCTCAAAATTCTGTTTCTCAGATCTCCCCACATGGTTTAGCATCAGCTCAGCACAGACTCTGAATTCATGTGAGCACCATTTCCCCCATCACGACTGTTAGATGCTCCTATGGGCATAGACCGCTGCGTGAAGTCCAACAACAGTTGTCTCTGATGCTCATCAGTGTGAGGAAGGCTAGCACGCAACAGCTCAACAGGCATTTCACGACCAATAGCTCTGGCTGCATCTGAGCCAATAACAGTCACATTCGGAGGGGCCTGAGTTAGCAGTGACTGCATAACTGTATcatatttatttacacaatACTTGGTCAGAAGGccaaagaattcatcaaaggaGGCCTGCCAAAGTTGGCGATTGGTCATATTGTAGTTGCTTGCAGCATGAGGATCAGTTAAGAGTTCAGTTGCCCTCTCAAGAACTGAATTGAGGATAAGAGAGGCCCCATCTCCTGCGGGGCTTCCAAGGGGGCGAAGGGGGGGTTGCTCTGAGGAACAAACCACTGCTGCAAGACAGGCACTAAGTGCACCAAGGTCCATACCTCGAGCACATGATGAAACAACCCTTGCAAGAACACTTGTAGTTTCTATAGCCCCTGGATCAGTAGGGTAGCTACCAAACAAGAACCTTAAATGACGAAAGATGGCCATACAGACTACTCGCATGAGCTCACCACCTTGAAATAAAAGCTGCAGGTACTTTGCCAGGAGCTTCCGGCCCTTGGGAAGTGAGACTAACCTTAGAAATACAAGATCATCCTTATGAAGCCCAACTGTGGGGCCATTGTTCCCGAGTGGGTCAACCAATTGAAGAGATCCTGCAAGTCCTTCAAGCAAGGCCTGCCGCCTACGCCTCAACTGGGTTCCACCATCTTGGAGTTGATTGAATTGCAGAAAACGATCAATGTCATCCACATCCAGGAGAAGACAAAGCCCATCCTCAATTGCAACCCTAGCACCAAGCATTGGCTCCTGTTCTAGCGGCTTCTCAGAAACCTTTTGTTCAGTGTTGCCAGGGCTAGATGAATTTGGAGGCTCAACTTCAAGAAGAGGGCGAGGCCTACGTATTGAGGAAAAGGGGACCCTCCCAAGAGCATCAACCTGGAGAAAAGCATGTGGTTCAGTATTAGCTCGTGCTCGAGGAGGAAGATCCCTTAATTGAGTTGGGCAGAAATGGTGTTTCAACTTGGCCCCAGCAGATTTTCTTGCAAGGCAAAACTGGTGGTAGTAATCATCCACATATGGGTCATTGCTGTGTGTCGCAGCTAGCTGCATTCGGAGTATATTTTCAATTTCTTCAGCTGTCATATACTTAGACCTAAATTGTGGCCACCCACCTTCCCTCCTGTGGCTAGCTGTATCAAATCCATGTTGAGAAAAACGCATATTTGGTCTACCTTTCTGAGCTAATTTTGGCCCTTGATCTCCAAGATCACCCATACCAAGCATTGCTTCAAACTTGCTCATCAAGGGCGGGGATGCAGAAAGATGGGGGTTAAATAGTTGAGACTGCATTGCCGGCAAATGATTAAACGGTGGCTGAACTGGATGATGCAGTCTAGGGTCCTGAGGTTGTGACTGTTGCTGATGCATCAATTGTGGAGGCATTAAACCATTCTGATGAGCTAGTGGTTGTGACTGTTGCTGATGCATCAATTGTGGAGGCATTAAACCATTCTGATGAGCTAGCTGTTGTTGCAACAAATTGTTCATAAGACCAGGATGATCTCCATAAACACCACTTTGATTGGCCCGTTGCTTTTGGGGTCGGCTATTAGACAGGCCAGGGTTAAGCTGAGGCAAATTTCCCCCAAAATGTGATCCATGAGGTAATCCATTCAGTTGAAGTTGAGAACTAGAGTAAGGAGATAGATTTGGTGAAGATAATCCCCCCCGGGGTCCACCAGAAAGATATGGGTTCAGGTGGCTTGCTTGGCGGTTCGGCGAAGCCTGCTGAGGTCTGCCACCAGGAGGCGGATAAGAAGTGAAAACTGATTTCGGCACCAGAATTGGTTCACTGGAAAAATGTTGATGGTGCTGCTGCTGTAGCTGCTGTAGCTGCTGTTGTTGGGGCTCAGGATATGAAGAAGTTCTGCACAAAGGCGGCATCAACTCTGCGGGATGAGCTGAAGAATATGGGTGTGAAGACCATCGTTTCCCGCCCTCAGTG carries:
- the LOC103445792 gene encoding protein PAT1 homolog isoform X1, which codes for MEGFESRDSNQEAASSIPQDLNHLQLNSSGEVFDASQYAFFGKDSVGEVELGGLDEEEEAPVDEEEFLYNRQEGDISLSDIDDLSLTFEKLHKDVSGPRSAGVIGDRGSRESSSAAEWAQEHFPNWIDEEILDAESTEGGKRWSSHPYSSAHPAELMPPLCRTSSYPEPQQQQLQQLQQQHHQHFSSEPILVPKSVFTSYPPPGGRPQQASPNRQASHLNPYLSGGPRGGLSSPNLSPYSSSQLQLNGLPHGSHFGGNLPQLNPGLSNSRPQKQRANQSGVYGDHPGLMNNLLQQQLAHQNGLMPPQLMHQQQSQPLAHQNGLMPPQLMHQQQSQPQDPRLHHPVQPPFNHLPAMQSQLFNPHLSASPPLMSKFEAMLGMGDLGDQGPKLAQKGRPNMRFSQHGFDTASHRREGGWPQFRSKYMTAEEIENILRMQLAATHSNDPYVDDYYHQFCLARKSAGAKLKHHFCPTQLRDLPPRARANTEPHAFLQVDALGRVPFSSIRRPRPLLEVEPPNSSSPGNTEQKVSEKPLEQEPMLGARVAIEDGLCLLLDVDDIDRFLQFNQLQDGGTQLRRRRQALLEGLAGSLQLVDPLGNNGPTVGLHKDDLVFLRLVSLPKGRKLLAKYLQLLFQGGELMRVVCMAIFRHLRFLFGSYPTDPGAIETTSVLARVVSSCARGMDLGALSACLAAVVCSSEQPPLRPLGSPAGDGASLILNSVLERATELLTDPHAASNYNMTNRQLWQASFDEFFGLLTKYCVNKYDTVMQSLLTQAPPNVTVIGSDAARAIGREMPVELLRASLPHTDEHQRQLLLDFTQRSMPIGASNSRDGGNGAHMNSESVLS
- the LOC103445792 gene encoding protein PAT1 homolog isoform X2; the protein is MPPLCRTSSYPEPQQQQLQQLQQQHHQHFSSEPILVPKSVFTSYPPPGGRPQQASPNRQASHLNPYLSGGPRGGLSSPNLSPYSSSQLQLNGLPHGSHFGGNLPQLNPGLSNSRPQKQRANQSGVYGDHPGLMNNLLQQQLAHQNGLMPPQLMHQQQSQPLAHQNGLMPPQLMHQQQSQPQDPRLHHPVQPPFNHLPAMQSQLFNPHLSASPPLMSKFEAMLGMGDLGDQGPKLAQKGRPNMRFSQHGFDTASHRREGGWPQFRSKYMTAEEIENILRMQLAATHSNDPYVDDYYHQFCLARKSAGAKLKHHFCPTQLRDLPPRARANTEPHAFLQVDALGRVPFSSIRRPRPLLEVEPPNSSSPGNTEQKVSEKPLEQEPMLGARVAIEDGLCLLLDVDDIDRFLQFNQLQDGGTQLRRRRQALLEGLAGSLQLVDPLGNNGPTVGLHKDDLVFLRLVSLPKGRKLLAKYLQLLFQGGELMRVVCMAIFRHLRFLFGSYPTDPGAIETTSVLARVVSSCARGMDLGALSACLAAVVCSSEQPPLRPLGSPAGDGASLILNSVLERATELLTDPHAASNYNMTNRQLWQASFDEFFGLLTKYCVNKYDTVMQSLLTQAPPNVTVIGSDAARAIGREMPVELLRASLPHTDEHQRQLLLDFTQRSMPIGASNSRDGGNGAHMNSESVLS